One Roseomonas sp. OT10 DNA window includes the following coding sequences:
- a CDS encoding Bug family tripartite tricarboxylate transporter substrate binding protein: MREDTKGVPCRRAVLSGLGGLAALSVTGAGMARAQGQGQGAAQDYPNRTVTIIVPFAPGGSTDFVARLLAQHLTTVLHGNFVVDNRAGGSGTVGHGAVARARPDGYTLGVSPTGTFALAPFLFEKLPYDSDKGFAPISLLAGNAMFVCVHASSDIRTYADLIAAAKAQPGKLTYGSAGAGTISQLAPEMMFDMAGIEMLHVAYRSGGLQVQAMLGKETTMAFVDTVTAIPYLKSGDLRALAVTSAQRSPQVPEVPTLAECGLAGYRATNDFGFFAPAGTPPAIVAALSDASRRILALPEVKARLDNASIDIYAGTSEAFPAYQAEEGRRWGELIRKRGIKME, from the coding sequence ATGCGGGAAGACACGAAGGGCGTGCCATGCCGGCGCGCGGTGCTGTCCGGGCTGGGCGGCCTTGCCGCCCTGTCCGTGACCGGGGCCGGCATGGCCCGCGCCCAGGGCCAGGGCCAGGGCGCGGCCCAGGACTATCCGAACCGGACGGTCACGATCATCGTGCCCTTCGCGCCGGGCGGCTCGACGGACTTCGTCGCGCGGCTGCTGGCGCAGCACCTCACGACGGTCCTCCATGGCAACTTCGTGGTGGACAACCGCGCCGGGGGCAGCGGCACGGTGGGGCATGGCGCCGTCGCCCGGGCACGGCCGGATGGCTACACGCTCGGCGTCTCGCCCACCGGCACCTTCGCCCTGGCGCCCTTCCTGTTCGAGAAGCTGCCCTATGACAGCGACAAGGGGTTCGCGCCGATCAGCCTGCTGGCCGGCAACGCCATGTTCGTCTGCGTCCACGCCTCCAGCGACATCCGCACCTATGCGGACCTGATCGCGGCGGCGAAGGCGCAGCCGGGCAAGCTCACCTATGGGTCCGCGGGGGCCGGCACGATCAGCCAGCTTGCGCCCGAGATGATGTTCGACATGGCCGGGATCGAGATGCTGCACGTCGCCTACCGTTCCGGAGGGCTCCAGGTGCAGGCGATGCTCGGCAAGGAAACGACTATGGCCTTCGTCGACACGGTGACGGCCATCCCCTACCTCAAGTCGGGCGACCTCCGCGCGCTGGCGGTGACGAGCGCGCAGCGCAGCCCGCAGGTGCCCGAGGTGCCGACCCTGGCGGAATGCGGGCTGGCCGGATACCGCGCCACCAACGACTTCGGCTTCTTCGCGCCCGCCGGCACCCCGCCCGCGATCGTCGCCGCCCTCTCGGACGCCTCGCGCCGGATCCTGGCGCTGCCGGAGGTCAAGGCTCGGCTCGACAATGCCTCCATCGACATCTACGCCGGCACGTCGGAGGCCTTCCCCGCCTATCAGGCGGAGGAAGGACGTCGCTGGGGAGAGCTGATCCGCAAGCGCGGGATCAAGATGGAATAG
- a CDS encoding DUF4286 family protein, which produces MPKGMLAIWSDVSSEQETDYLHWLSREHAAERVAIPGFEAGRVLRADLAEVRRYLILYELANPSVLNGADYLARLNAPTPWSSRIMPILRNFARGGGQVVAAAGAGQGGFVLPLRLGRMPTKEAAPVVEAIAAEDRLCAAWLLAVDQDRTAVKTQEKSLRSGDSSFAGLLLIEATEAGALQDAANRHAAAIAALGGEAAGAPTYATAFALRKREVSQPG; this is translated from the coding sequence ATGCCGAAAGGGATGCTCGCGATCTGGAGCGACGTGAGTTCGGAGCAGGAGACGGACTACCTGCACTGGCTCAGCCGGGAGCACGCCGCCGAGCGCGTCGCCATCCCGGGCTTCGAGGCCGGCCGCGTCCTGCGCGCCGACCTTGCGGAGGTCCGCCGCTACCTCATCCTCTACGAGCTGGCCAATCCTTCGGTCCTGAACGGCGCCGACTACCTCGCCCGGTTGAACGCGCCGACGCCGTGGTCATCGCGCATCATGCCGATCCTGCGGAACTTCGCGCGCGGCGGCGGGCAGGTGGTGGCGGCGGCCGGGGCGGGACAGGGCGGGTTCGTGCTCCCCCTGCGCCTGGGACGGATGCCGACCAAGGAGGCAGCGCCGGTGGTGGAGGCCATCGCGGCGGAGGACAGGCTTTGCGCGGCCTGGCTGCTCGCGGTGGACCAGGACAGGACCGCCGTGAAGACGCAGGAGAAGTCCCTTCGCAGCGGCGACAGCAGCTTCGCCGGCCTGCTGCTGATCGAGGCCACGGAGGCCGGCGCGCTGCAGGACGCGGCCAACCGCCACGCGGCGGCGATCGCGGCGCTCGGCGGCGAAGCGGCAGGGGCGCCGACCTACGCCACGGCCTTCGCGCTTCGGAAGCGGGAGGTGTCCCAGCCGGGCT